One Staphylococcus simiae genomic region harbors:
- the qoxA gene encoding cytochrome aa3 quinol oxidase subunit II, whose protein sequence is MSKLKSLFLLFGTLILLSGCSNIEIFNAKGPVASSQKFLILYSIVFMLVIVVVVLGMFAIFLFKYSYNKNDESGKMHHNAIIETIWFVIPILIVTALAIPTVKTLYDYEAPPKSEKDPMVIYAVSGGFKWFFAYPEEHIETVNTLTIPKDRPVVFKLQAMDTMTSFWIPQLGGQKYAMTGMTMDWTLEASQTGTFRGRNSNFNGEGFSRQTFDVHAVSQKDYDKWVKEVKGKKTIDQDTFDKQLLPNTPNKALEFNGTHMAFVDPAADPEYIFYAYKRYNYVPKDPNFNSEEEMYKDVSDKPLKPARKPQITNANYKRHGMKMVLLGNDEKYDNEFKKKEHKNSKEMKKLSKDVQDQDNDDHGGGH, encoded by the coding sequence GTGTCAAAATTAAAGTCTTTGTTTCTATTATTTGGCACACTAATTTTACTTAGTGGTTGTTCAAATATAGAAATCTTTAACGCAAAAGGGCCAGTAGCAAGTAGTCAGAAGTTCTTGATTCTTTATTCAATTGTCTTCATGCTTGTTATTGTTGTCGTTGTTCTTGGCATGTTCGCCATTTTTCTATTTAAATATAGTTACAATAAAAATGACGAATCTGGTAAGATGCATCACAATGCCATAATTGAAACAATTTGGTTTGTGATACCAATTTTAATCGTTACAGCTTTAGCTATTCCAACAGTTAAAACTTTATACGATTATGAAGCACCACCAAAAAGTGAAAAGGATCCAATGGTGATTTACGCTGTTAGTGGCGGATTCAAGTGGTTCTTTGCTTATCCTGAGGAACATATAGAGACTGTTAATACTTTAACAATCCCTAAAGATCGTCCAGTTGTATTCAAACTTCAAGCTATGGATACAATGACAAGTTTCTGGATTCCACAATTAGGTGGTCAAAAATATGCCATGACTGGCATGACAATGGACTGGACTTTAGAAGCTAGTCAAACAGGTACATTTAGAGGACGTAACTCTAACTTCAATGGTGAAGGATTCTCACGTCAAACATTTGATGTACATGCTGTAAGTCAGAAAGATTATGACAAATGGGTGAAAGAAGTTAAAGGTAAGAAAACAATTGATCAAGATACTTTTGATAAACAGTTATTACCAAATACACCTAACAAAGCATTAGAATTCAATGGTACTCATATGGCGTTTGTTGATCCAGCAGCTGATCCTGAATATATCTTCTATGCATATAAACGTTATAACTACGTTCCAAAAGATCCAAACTTTAACAGTGAGGAAGAAATGTATAAAGATGTTTCAGACAAACCATTGAAACCAGCTCGTAAGCCTCAAATTACTAATGCGAACTATAAACGTCATGGTATGAAAATGGTTCTATTAGGTAATGATGAGAAATACGACAATGAGTTCAAAAAGAAAGAACATAAAAACTCTAAAGAAATGAAAAAGCTTTCTAAAGATGTGCAAGATCAAGACAATGATGATCATGGAGGTGGACATTAA
- a CDS encoding DUF5011 domain-containing protein, protein MNKLIQSLSALGVSATLVTPHLNAEATSNTTPQIKGANDIVIEKGQEYNVLNGISAYDKEDGDLTHKIKVDGNIDTTKSGKYRLVYHVKDSDGAEDISTRYIEVK, encoded by the coding sequence ATGAACAAATTAATACAGTCATTATCGGCTCTTGGCGTATCAGCCACATTAGTAACACCTCATTTAAATGCGGAAGCAACTTCAAACACTACACCTCAAATTAAAGGTGCTAATGATATCGTTATAGAAAAAGGGCAAGAATATAATGTCTTAAATGGTATTTCTGCTTATGATAAAGAAGATGGCGATTTAACTCATAAAATAAAAGTTGATGGCAATATTGACACTACAAAATCTGGTAAATATCGTTTAGTTTATCATGTTAAAGATTCAGATGGTGCTGAAGATATTTCTACAAGATATATAGAGGTCAAATAA
- the folD gene encoding bifunctional methylenetetrahydrofolate dehydrogenase/methenyltetrahydrofolate cyclohydrolase FolD produces the protein MVAKILDGKQIAKEYRQGLQEQVEALKAQGYTPKLSVILVGNDGASQSYVRSKKKAAEKIGMISEIVHLDENTSEEEVLNELNRLNNDDSVSGILVQVPLPKQVSEQKVLETINPDKDVDGFHPTNIGKLYIDEQTFVPCTPLGIMEILKHADIDLSGKNAVVIGRSHIVGQPVSKLLLQQNATVTILHSRSVDMKSHLKNADIIVSAVGKPGLVTKEDVKDGAVIIDVGNTPDENGKLKGDVEYEDVKEIAGAITPVPGGVGPLTITMVLNNTLLAEKMRRGIK, from the coding sequence ATGGTTGCTAAAATTTTAGACGGAAAACAAATTGCCAAAGAATACAGACAAGGTTTACAAGAACAAGTTGAAGCACTTAAAGCACAAGGATATACTCCAAAATTATCTGTTATTCTTGTTGGCAATGATGGGGCTAGTCAAAGTTATGTGAGATCCAAAAAGAAAGCTGCTGAAAAAATAGGTATGATTTCTGAAATTGTACATTTAGATGAAAATACAAGTGAAGAAGAAGTGTTAAATGAATTAAATCGATTAAATAATGATGATTCTGTAAGTGGAATATTAGTACAAGTTCCACTACCAAAACAGGTTAGTGAACAGAAAGTGCTAGAAACAATTAATCCAGATAAAGATGTAGATGGCTTCCATCCTACTAATATTGGGAAATTATATATTGATGAACAAACTTTTGTACCATGTACACCTTTAGGTATTATGGAAATATTAAAACATGCTGATATAGATTTATCAGGTAAAAATGCAGTTGTTATTGGTAGAAGTCATATTGTTGGTCAACCAGTATCTAAATTATTATTACAGCAAAATGCAACAGTAACAATTTTACATTCTCGTTCCGTAGATATGAAATCTCATTTAAAAAATGCTGATATTATTGTTAGTGCCGTTGGTAAACCAGGACTTGTTACAAAAGAAGATGTTAAAGATGGAGCTGTTATTATAGATGTCGGTAATACTCCGGATGAAAACGGAAAATTAAAAGGCGATGTAGAATATGAAGATGTAAAAGAAATCGCAGGAGCAATTACGCCTGTTCCTGGAGGTGTTGGACCTTTAACAATTACTATGGTACTTAATAATACTTTACTTGCAGAAAAAATGCGTCGCGGCATTAAGTAA
- the purE gene encoding 5-(carboxyamino)imidazole ribonucleotide mutase, producing MKVAVIMGSSSDWDIMQEACTMLDYFAIPYEKKVVSAHRTPHLMVQFASEARQKGIDVVIAGAGGAAHLPGMVASMTTLPVIGVPIESKSLKGLDSLLSIVQMPGGIPVATTAIGKAGAKNAGILAARMLSINDQLLAEKLENYEKNLVQKVEEMQNDLQ from the coding sequence GTGAAAGTAGCAGTCATTATGGGTAGTTCATCCGATTGGGATATCATGCAAGAAGCCTGTACCATGTTAGATTATTTCGCAATTCCGTACGAAAAAAAGGTTGTATCAGCTCATCGTACGCCACATTTGATGGTGCAATTCGCTAGTGAAGCAAGGCAAAAGGGTATCGACGTAGTTATAGCAGGTGCTGGTGGAGCAGCACATTTACCTGGTATGGTAGCATCAATGACGACTTTGCCAGTAATTGGCGTACCAATAGAATCTAAAAGCTTAAAAGGATTAGACTCTTTGTTATCAATTGTTCAGATGCCAGGTGGTATACCGGTTGCAACAACAGCTATAGGGAAAGCAGGCGCTAAAAATGCTGGAATACTGGCAGCAAGAATGCTAAGTATTAACGATCAATTATTAGCAGAAAAATTGGAAAATTATGAAAAAAATTTAGTCCAAAAAGTGGAGGAAATGCAAAATGATCTTCAATAA
- the purK gene encoding 5-(carboxyamino)imidazole ribonucleotide synthase gives MIFNKLSFGSTIGIIGGGQLGKMMAQSAQKMGYKVIVLDPSEDCPCRYVAHQFIHANYDNEQALNQLGEQSDVITYEFENISAEQLQRLTKKYHIPQGYQAIQLLQDRLTEKQTLLQAGTQIVPFIEVKDSKDIEEVKTKLGFPFIIKTRFGGYDGKGQILVNGEDQLADVYELIAKQECVAEKYLSISKEVSLTVSIGSHQQITYFPLQENEHRNQILFKTIVPARTDKELAARDEVDKIIKAIHFVGTFTVEFFIDSEDNLYVNEIAPRPHNSGHYSIEACDYSQFDTHILAVTGQSLPRKVDILKPAVMMNLLGKDLDLLEHEFGDHPEWHVHIYGKSERKANRKMGHMTILTDNVNETEQLMYDKFKGRD, from the coding sequence ATGATCTTCAATAAACTTAGCTTTGGATCAACTATTGGAATCATTGGTGGTGGACAACTTGGAAAGATGATGGCTCAATCTGCACAAAAGATGGGCTATAAGGTTATCGTATTAGATCCAAGTGAAGATTGTCCATGTCGATATGTTGCTCATCAATTCATTCATGCCAATTATGATAACGAACAAGCACTTAATCAACTAGGTGAACAATCAGATGTTATCACTTATGAGTTTGAAAATATTTCAGCTGAACAGTTACAACGATTAACAAAAAAATATCATATTCCTCAAGGGTATCAAGCGATTCAATTATTGCAAGATAGACTCACTGAAAAACAAACATTATTACAAGCAGGTACCCAAATCGTTCCTTTTATAGAAGTAAAAGATTCAAAAGATATAGAAGAAGTCAAAACAAAATTAGGTTTTCCATTTATTATTAAAACTCGGTTCGGTGGTTATGATGGTAAAGGACAAATTTTAGTAAATGGTGAAGATCAATTAGCTGATGTATATGAATTAATTGCTAAGCAAGAATGTGTTGCCGAAAAATATCTATCTATATCTAAAGAAGTTTCGCTTACTGTATCAATTGGTAGTCATCAACAAATTACTTATTTCCCATTACAAGAAAATGAACATCGAAATCAAATATTATTTAAAACCATTGTACCAGCTAGGACAGATAAAGAATTAGCAGCAAGAGATGAAGTGGATAAAATTATTAAAGCAATTCATTTTGTTGGCACATTCACAGTCGAATTTTTCATTGATAGTGAAGATAATTTGTATGTTAACGAAATAGCACCTAGACCGCATAACTCTGGACATTATTCAATTGAAGCTTGTGATTATTCGCAATTTGATACACACATTTTAGCAGTAACTGGACAATCGCTACCACGTAAAGTAGACATACTTAAGCCAGCGGTAATGATGAACTTGCTTGGTAAAGATTTAGACTTATTAGAACACGAATTTGGAGACCACCCAGAATGGCATGTTCATATTTATGGTAAGTCAGAACGAAAAGCTAATCGTAAAATGGGGCATATGACAATTTTGACTGATAATGTTAATGAAACTGAACAACTGATGTATGACAAGTTCAAAGGGAGAGACTAA
- the purC gene encoding phosphoribosylaminoimidazolesuccinocarboxamide synthase: MTLLYEGKAKRIYATDVNNELLVEYKDEVTAGNGAKKDAMAGKGQLNNQITSIIFDYLKDKGIKSHFIKQLSNTEQLVEKVEIIPLEVVVRNIACGSITQRLGFTKGDEFKQPLVEFFYKNDDLNDPLITDDHIKLLNIANDQEIQTLKEMALKINDVLINLMAEMELRLVDFKIEFGRTADGSILLADEISPDTCRIWDKYSDTNFDKDVYRNDTGSLIETYQTFLTKLEDLK, from the coding sequence ATGACGTTATTATATGAAGGTAAAGCTAAAAGGATTTATGCTACAGACGTTAATAATGAATTACTAGTGGAATATAAAGATGAAGTAACAGCTGGCAATGGTGCTAAAAAAGATGCTATGGCAGGTAAAGGACAATTAAATAATCAAATTACTTCCATTATATTTGATTATTTAAAAGACAAAGGAATTAAAAGTCATTTTATTAAACAATTATCTAACACAGAACAATTAGTTGAAAAAGTTGAAATTATTCCGTTAGAAGTTGTAGTTAGAAATATTGCATGTGGTTCAATAACTCAACGACTTGGCTTTACTAAAGGTGATGAATTTAAACAACCTTTAGTTGAATTTTTCTATAAAAATGATGATTTAAACGACCCACTAATCACTGATGACCATATTAAATTATTAAATATTGCTAACGATCAAGAGATTCAAACTTTAAAAGAAATGGCTTTAAAGATTAATGATGTACTCATTAATTTAATGGCAGAAATGGAATTAAGACTAGTAGATTTTAAAATAGAATTCGGTAGAACTGCTGATGGTAGTATTTTATTAGCAGATGAAATTTCCCCAGACACATGCCGTATTTGGGATAAATATTCAGATACAAATTTTGATAAAGATGTATATAGAAATGATACAGGTTCTTTAATAGAAACATACCAAACTTTTTTAACTAAATTGGAGGATTTAAAATAA
- the purS gene encoding phosphoribosylformylglycinamidine synthase subunit PurS, with protein sequence MKTIELHITLQPQVLDTQGQALNRAVHDLGYSQVNDIRVGKVLYMTVDEASDDKVHNIITTLSEKLFANTVIEEYSYKVVEEKENA encoded by the coding sequence ATGAAAACAATTGAATTACATATCACACTACAACCACAAGTATTAGATACACAAGGGCAAGCATTAAATAGAGCAGTTCATGATTTAGGTTATTCTCAAGTAAATGATATTCGTGTCGGTAAAGTATTGTATATGACAGTTGATGAAGCTAGTGACGACAAAGTTCATAACATTATTACAACATTAAGTGAAAAATTATTTGCGAATACAGTGATAGAAGAATATAGCTACAAAGTGGTTGAAGAAAAGGAGAATGCATAA
- the purQ gene encoding phosphoribosylformylglycinamidine synthase subunit PurQ yields the protein MKFAVLVFPGSNCDRDMLNAALKTGVEAEYVDYRETSLQGFDGVLIPGGFSFGDYLRSGAMASVAPIINEVKRLAAEGKPVLGVCNGFQILTEIGLLPGALLHNDSHLFISRNQELEVVNNETAFTNLYQQNEKVVYPIAHGEGHYYCTEDMYHSLKENNQIILKYVNNPNGSYDDIAGIVNKEGNVCGMMPHPERALEKLLGTDDGVKLFEAMVKSWREQHV from the coding sequence ATGAAATTTGCAGTTCTTGTTTTTCCGGGATCTAATTGTGACAGAGATATGTTAAATGCTGCACTAAAAACAGGTGTTGAAGCGGAATATGTAGATTATCGTGAAACATCATTACAAGGATTTGATGGTGTACTTATTCCAGGTGGCTTTTCATTTGGAGATTATTTAAGATCGGGAGCTATGGCTAGCGTAGCGCCTATTATAAATGAAGTGAAACGTTTGGCAGCAGAAGGTAAACCAGTACTAGGTGTATGTAATGGATTCCAAATTTTAACAGAGATTGGCTTATTACCAGGAGCGTTATTACATAATGATTCTCATTTATTTATAAGTCGTAACCAAGAACTTGAAGTAGTTAATAATGAGACTGCCTTTACTAACTTATATCAACAAAACGAAAAAGTCGTTTATCCAATAGCACACGGAGAAGGACATTATTATTGTACTGAAGATATGTATCATAGTCTTAAAGAGAATAATCAAATTATTCTTAAATATGTGAATAATCCAAATGGTTCATATGATGATATTGCTGGAATTGTGAATAAAGAAGGCAACGTCTGTGGAATGATGCCACATCCAGAACGTGCGTTGGAAAAATTATTAGGTACCGATGATGGTGTTAAATTATTTGAAGCGATGGTTAAAAGTTGGAGGGAACAACATGTCTAA
- the purL gene encoding phosphoribosylformylglycinamidine synthase subunit PurL gives MSKFIEPSVEEIKVEKLYQDMGLSDAEYNKVCDILGREPNFTEVGIFSVMWSEHCSYKHSKPFLKQFPTTGEHVLMGPGEGAGVVDIGDNQAVVFKVESHNHPSAIEPYQGAATGVGGIIRDIVSIGARPINLLNSLRFGELDVKQNQRLLKGVVSGIGGYGNCIGIPTTAGEIEFDERYDGNPLVNAMCVGVIDHDMIQKGTAKGIGNSVIYVGLKTGRDGIHGATFASEELTEESESKRPSVQIGDPFVGKKLMEATLEAITYDELVGIQDMGAAGLTSSSSEMAAKGGSGLILRLDQVPTREPGISPYEMMLSETQERMLLVVEKGTEQKFLDLFDKHELDSAVIGEVTDTNRFVLTYDDEVYADIPVEPLADEAPVYVLEGQQKEYNTSKNDYSDVNVKEVFFKLLQHPTIASKHHLYDQYDQQVGANTIIKPGLQSSVVRVEGTNKAIASTIDGEARYVFNNPYEGGKMVVAEAYRNLIAVGATPLAMTDCLNYGSPEKKEIYQQLIDSTKGMSEACEILKTPVVSGNVSLYNETKGTSIFPTPVVGMVGLIEDISFLEDFEPQVGDKVFIVGDTRNDFGGSQLEKLLYQQVNHEFEALDLSDEVARGEAVKHAIRQGQASHVQTVGKGGLLIALAKISAHYGIGLNVNVDLSDAQLFSETQGRYIVIVKGDQTLNIEHALEIGKLTDSDHFKVTTPHTTISESVSDIKMLWEGAITKCLTTQD, from the coding sequence ATGTCTAAATTTATTGAGCCAAGTGTAGAAGAGATTAAAGTTGAAAAGCTATATCAAGATATGGGATTAAGTGATGCTGAATATAATAAAGTATGTGACATTCTTGGTAGAGAACCAAACTTTACAGAAGTTGGGATCTTCTCAGTTATGTGGAGTGAACATTGTTCATATAAACATTCAAAACCATTTTTAAAACAATTTCCAACAACTGGAGAACATGTATTAATGGGGCCTGGTGAAGGTGCTGGAGTAGTTGATATTGGAGATAATCAAGCAGTCGTATTCAAAGTTGAATCACACAATCATCCTTCTGCCATTGAACCTTATCAAGGTGCAGCTACTGGAGTTGGCGGAATTATTAGAGATATTGTATCAATTGGTGCAAGACCTATTAACTTATTAAATAGTTTGAGATTTGGTGAATTAGATGTTAAACAAAACCAACGATTATTAAAAGGTGTTGTTAGTGGTATCGGAGGTTATGGCAACTGTATTGGTATTCCTACAACTGCTGGAGAAATTGAATTTGATGAACGTTATGATGGTAACCCATTAGTAAATGCGATGTGTGTCGGAGTAATTGATCACGATATGATTCAAAAAGGTACTGCTAAAGGTATAGGTAATTCCGTTATTTATGTAGGTTTAAAGACAGGACGAGATGGTATACATGGTGCAACTTTTGCCTCAGAAGAATTAACTGAAGAGAGTGAAAGTAAACGACCATCAGTTCAAATTGGGGATCCCTTTGTTGGCAAGAAATTAATGGAAGCAACACTTGAAGCAATTACATATGATGAATTGGTTGGAATTCAAGATATGGGTGCAGCAGGATTAACTTCATCTTCATCTGAAATGGCAGCAAAAGGTGGTAGTGGTTTAATTTTACGTTTAGATCAAGTGCCAACAAGAGAGCCAGGTATATCTCCTTATGAAATGATGCTCTCAGAAACACAAGAAAGAATGTTATTAGTAGTAGAAAAAGGAACAGAACAAAAGTTTCTAGACCTTTTTGATAAGCATGAATTAGATAGTGCAGTAATTGGAGAAGTAACTGATACTAACCGTTTTGTTTTAACATATGATGACGAAGTTTATGCTGATATACCAGTTGAACCATTAGCTGATGAAGCACCTGTATATGTTTTGGAAGGACAACAAAAAGAATATAATACGTCTAAAAATGATTATAGCGATGTTAATGTCAAAGAAGTGTTCTTTAAATTATTACAACACCCAACAATTGCATCTAAACATCATTTGTATGATCAGTATGATCAACAAGTTGGTGCTAACACAATCATTAAGCCAGGATTACAATCATCTGTTGTTAGAGTGGAAGGAACTAATAAAGCTATTGCTTCAACAATTGATGGAGAAGCTAGATATGTTTTTAATAATCCATATGAAGGTGGCAAGATGGTTGTCGCTGAAGCATACAGAAATTTAATTGCGGTAGGTGCAACACCACTTGCAATGACTGATTGTTTGAATTACGGTTCACCTGAAAAAAAAGAAATATATCAACAATTAATCGATTCAACTAAAGGTATGTCAGAAGCATGCGAAATATTAAAAACACCAGTAGTATCTGGAAATGTTTCTCTATATAACGAAACAAAAGGTACATCAATATTCCCAACACCAGTTGTTGGAATGGTGGGATTAATTGAAGACATTTCATTCTTGGAAGACTTTGAACCACAAGTAGGCGATAAAGTATTTATCGTTGGTGATACTCGAAATGATTTTGGCGGTAGTCAATTAGAAAAATTACTTTATCAACAAGTGAACCATGAATTTGAAGCACTTGATTTAAGTGACGAAGTTGCACGCGGAGAAGCGGTCAAACATGCAATAAGACAAGGTCAAGCATCTCATGTGCAAACAGTTGGTAAAGGTGGATTATTAATAGCTCTTGCTAAAATTAGTGCTCATTATGGTATTGGCCTAAATGTCAACGTTGACCTTTCAGATGCACAATTATTTAGTGAAACTCAAGGTCGTTACATTGTCATAGTAAAAGGTGATCAAACGTTAAATATTGAGCATGCACTTGAAATAGGTAAGCTTACAGATAGCGATCATTTTAAAGTAACAACACCTCATACAACGATTAGTGAATCAGTGTCTGATATTAAAATGCTTTGGGAAGGAGCAATTACTAAATGCTTAACTACTCAGGATTAA
- the purF gene encoding amidophosphoribosyltransferase, giving the protein MLNYSGLNEECGVFGIWNHSEAAQLTYMGLHSLQHRGQEGAGIVVSDHNTLKGERGLGLLTEAIKDQQMEQLKGYQHAIGHVRYATSGNKGIENIQPFLYHFYDMSVGICHNGNLINAQSLRQNLEKQGAIFHSSSDTEVIMHLIRRSKAPTFEEALKESLRIVKGGFTFAILTKDALYGAVDPNAIRPLVVGKMKDNTYIIASETCAIDVLGAEYVQDIHAGEYVVINDEGIRVQSYTHHTTTAISAMEYIYFARPDSTIAGKNVHAVRKASGKKLAEESPVDADMVIGVPNSSLSAASGYAEQLGLPYEMGLVKNQYVARTFIQPTQELREQGVRVKLSAVRDIVDGQNIILVDDSIVRGTTIKRIVKMLKDSGANQVHVRIASPEFMFPSFYGIDVSTTAELISASKSPEEIKDYIGADSLAYLSVDGLIESIGLDYDAPYNGLCVESFTGDYPAGLYDYENNYKKHLSERQQQYIANNKHYFDSEGNLNV; this is encoded by the coding sequence ATGCTTAACTACTCAGGATTAAACGAAGAATGTGGCGTATTTGGTATATGGAATCATTCCGAAGCAGCACAACTTACGTACATGGGATTGCATAGTTTGCAACATCGTGGGCAAGAAGGTGCTGGTATAGTTGTTTCAGATCATAATACTTTAAAAGGTGAACGTGGATTAGGTTTATTAACTGAGGCAATTAAAGACCAGCAAATGGAACAATTAAAAGGCTATCAGCATGCAATTGGACATGTACGATATGCCACTTCAGGTAACAAAGGTATAGAGAATATTCAACCGTTTTTATATCACTTTTATGATATGAGTGTTGGTATTTGCCATAATGGAAACTTAATTAATGCCCAATCATTACGTCAAAATTTAGAAAAGCAAGGAGCAATATTTCATTCATCCTCGGATACAGAAGTCATTATGCATTTAATTAGAAGAAGTAAAGCACCTACTTTTGAAGAAGCTTTAAAAGAAAGTTTACGTATTGTTAAAGGTGGATTTACATTTGCAATTTTAACTAAAGATGCACTATATGGTGCTGTAGATCCTAATGCGATTAGACCACTTGTAGTTGGCAAAATGAAAGATAATACGTATATTATTGCCAGTGAAACTTGCGCAATTGACGTTCTTGGTGCTGAGTATGTTCAAGATATTCATGCAGGAGAATATGTAGTAATTAATGATGAAGGGATTAGAGTTCAATCCTACACACATCATACAACAACTGCAATTTCAGCTATGGAATACATTTACTTTGCGCGTCCGGATTCAACTATTGCTGGGAAAAATGTTCATGCTGTACGTAAGGCATCTGGTAAAAAACTAGCTGAAGAGAGTCCTGTGGATGCTGATATGGTTATAGGAGTTCCAAATTCATCATTGTCAGCAGCTAGTGGTTATGCCGAACAACTTGGTTTACCTTATGAAATGGGATTAGTGAAAAATCAATATGTTGCTCGAACATTTATCCAACCCACACAAGAATTAAGGGAACAAGGTGTAAGAGTTAAATTATCTGCAGTGAGAGATATAGTAGATGGTCAAAATATTATTTTAGTTGATGATTCAATTGTTAGAGGTACAACAATTAAGAGAATTGTCAAAATGTTAAAAGATTCTGGTGCGAATCAAGTACATGTCAGAATAGCTTCTCCAGAATTTATGTTTCCAAGTTTTTATGGTATTGATGTATCAACAACTGCAGAATTAATCTCTGCTAGTAAATCACCAGAAGAGATTAAAGATTATATTGGCGCAGATTCTTTAGCTTATTTAAGTGTTGATGGGCTTATTGAATCTATAGGACTTGATTATGATGCGCCATATAATGGTTTATGTGTTGAAAGTTTCACTGGTGATTATCCTGCAGGATTGTACGATTATGAAAATAATTATAAAAAGCATTTAAGTGAACGACAACAGCAATATATTGCTAATAATAAACATTATTTCGATAGCGAGGGAAATTTAAATGTCTAA
- the purM gene encoding phosphoribosylformylglycinamidine cyclo-ligase, translating into MSKAYEQSGVNIHAGYEAVERMSSHVKRTMRKEVIGGLGGFGATFDLSQLNMTAPVLVSGTDGVGTKLKLAIDNDKHDTIGIDAVAMCVNDILTTGAEPLYFLDYIATHKVVPEIIEQIVKGVSDGCEQTNTALIGGETAEMGDMYHEGEYDVAGFAVGAVEKDQYIDGSKVKVGQAIIGLASSGIHSNGFSLVRKIIKDSNIDLNSDFEGKSLLDVVLEPTRLYVKPILALKKHIDIKAMTHITGGGFYENIPRALPENVTAEIDVTSFPTPKIFEWLQQQGNIETNEMYNVFNMGIGYTVIVDQQDVNQTLNILKEQDIDAYHIGQVTAQDDESIRLMGV; encoded by the coding sequence ATGTCTAAAGCATATGAACAATCAGGTGTAAATATACATGCAGGATACGAAGCGGTTGAAAGAATGTCAAGCCATGTTAAACGTACTATGAGAAAAGAAGTTATTGGTGGATTAGGTGGCTTTGGTGCAACTTTTGATTTATCGCAATTAAATATGACTGCGCCCGTTTTAGTATCTGGTACAGATGGTGTAGGTACTAAACTGAAATTAGCAATTGATAATGATAAACATGACACAATTGGAATTGATGCAGTTGCGATGTGTGTGAATGATATTTTAACTACGGGTGCAGAACCACTTTATTTCTTAGATTATATTGCTACTCATAAAGTTGTTCCTGAAATTATAGAGCAAATTGTTAAAGGTGTAAGTGATGGTTGTGAACAAACTAATACTGCCTTAATCGGTGGAGAAACTGCAGAGATGGGAGACATGTATCATGAAGGGGAATATGACGTTGCTGGATTTGCAGTTGGTGCTGTGGAGAAAGACCAGTATATTGATGGCTCTAAAGTAAAAGTTGGACAAGCAATTATCGGTTTAGCGTCTAGTGGTATCCATTCGAATGGTTTCAGTTTAGTTAGAAAGATAATCAAAGACTCTAATATAGATTTGAATTCTGATTTTGAAGGTAAATCATTATTAGATGTAGTACTTGAACCTACAAGATTATATGTTAAACCAATTTTAGCTTTAAAAAAACATATAGACATTAAAGCAATGACTCATATCACTGGTGGTGGATTTTATGAAAATATACCAAGAGCATTACCAGAAAATGTCACAGCTGAAATTGATGTAACAAGCTTTCCAACACCTAAAATATTTGAATGGTTACAACAACAAGGCAATATAGAAACGAATGAAATGTATAACGTGTTTAATATGGGCATTGGTTACACAGTTATTGTTGATCAACAAGATGTTAATCAAACACTAAATATTTTAAAGGAACAAGATATTGATGCCTATCATATTGGACAAGTTACTGCCCAAGATGACGAATCTATACGCTTAATGGGGGTCTAA